A window of Cheilinus undulatus linkage group 23, ASM1832078v1, whole genome shotgun sequence genomic DNA:
tccacacagaACCCATtaaatcatgtctttatagtccttgctttgagCACTGTGGCACAGCCATGTTAGAAAAGGGACTTCtgcaaactgttgccacaaagttggaagcatagtattGTCCAAAATATGTTGATATGTTGAAGCATTGAGGTTACCCTTCActggaaaacagccccataccattatctgTCCTCCACCAAACTGATTGAAACACCTTAAATCAATAATATGTGTTATTAAAACAAGGAAGTGTGCCAGTAATtgttattttaaccccttttttccccctcctcAGTCCAAACAAGATGAAGACGTGTCCGCCAGCAGATTTGAGGACAATGAAGAGCTCCGCTACTCTCTGCGCTCCGTGGAAAGACACGCTCCATGGGTTCGGCATATCTTCATAGTCACCAATGGGCAGATTCCCTCATGGCTCAACCTGGATAACCCCAGAGTGACGGTCGTCACGCACAAGGTAATCTGACGGTTACTTCAGTCATTTCTCAGATTTAGTATCACACACTCCCAGCATTTGTCATGGTTTTGATCGAACTGCAAACAGACCCAAacagttatttaactttttcatagTTATTCTGAGCTGTAagacttttatttcaatttgtaatttaatttaatgttttccGTGTTTTGGTATACATCCAGGATATCTTCCAGAACCACAGTCATCTTCCCACTTTCAGCTCCCCTGCCATAGAGACACACATCCATCGAATCCCAGGACTCTCTCAGAAGTTCATTTACCTCAACGATGATGTGATGTTTGGTAAAGAAGTCTGGCCGGACGACTTCTACAGCCACTCCAAAGGGCAGAAGGTAAGAGTATTAAATCCCTTACGAAGAGGTCTTTGGAATCAACCTTTTACCACTGCTTTCCTCATGTCCCTGCAGGTGTATCTTACCTGGCCTGTCCCCAACTGTGCAGAGGGCTGCCCAGGATCCTGGATCAAAGATGGCTACTGTGACAAAGCCTGCAACAACTCTGCCTGTGACTGGGACGGAGGAGACTGCCTTGGTGAAGAGAGCATCACCGCCTTTGTATAAAGAGGCTGGTTTACTTCACTCGATGCTAATATGTCCCATTTTTCTCAAACAGGTACAGCAGGGAACAGTCGGTTTGCAGCTGGGGTTGGTGGCGGTGTGCCTGGAGGAGCTGGTGGGCAGGTGTGGCAGTTTGCAGGAGGACTAGGAGGTCTCGGGGGGACGTCGTACTGCAATCAAGGCTGCGCTAACTCCTGGTTGGCAGACAAGTTCTGTGACCAGGCCTGCAACGTGCTCACTTGTGGTTTTGATGTGGGAGACTGTGGCACAGGTGAGTAAAATTACACTTGTTAGTGCTTTTTTATGAACttttaaatcagtcatcagccatggtttttaaaatgtttttttgttgttgttgttgttgtagagCACTTTGGAGAGCTTTACCGTGtgaccctcctgaggaatcaaAGTCTTTATACCCTCCCTGTGGGTGAAACCCGGCCGTATTTCAGCTTCGGCAAGCTGGCTCGACGAGTTTCAGAGGCTCACGTCAGCGACAACAACGCCGTTCGCCACACCTCTGTCGCCAACAAATGGAAGACCATCCACCTGCTACTACACTCCGGCCAAAACGCCACTCAAATCCAGTACAACCTCACCTTCCAGAGGGACGATGACACAGAGTTCACGATGGGCTTCACTGTAGCTGTTGACACCCGTGTGGTTCCTCAGGCTAACCTTTCCCGTGCAGCGAGCAAAGACGGGGCCAAAGAACCAACACCGACCCCTACTCCAGAGCCGGTCTTCCCTTTCTCGGATATTCCTGAGGACAAACGCGCTCCAAAGATCCAGAAGAAGCAGCCTGGTGATTCTGAAGTTGTCATAGAAGTTCCGTCCCTGAACGTCTCGCTGCTTCCTGCTGCTTTGCGCAGCGAGCTGCAAAAACTGGAGGAAAAGCTCCTCATTGGGGACATAACCATGAAGGGTTATAACCTCACAAAGGCTGAAATACTGAAAGCTTATAAAGTAGAGCAGAAGACTAAAGAGTCACATCCTGACAATGAAGGTGCAGCTAAAGTCAAGGGAAAACCTTCCAAAGGCCTAGAAGGAGAGAAGATTGAAGGAGAAGAACCTGTAAAAgcaaaatctgtaaatatcaaccaAAAAAGTCAGAGGGTAAAGGAAGAAATACCCAAGGAAGACACAGCTGTGCAGAAGAAACCAGTCACTCCTCTTATTACAGTTCAGATTGATGATCAGCAGACGAAGGAACCCATGACCCCCAAACAATATAAGCTAAACGCTGGAATCGAAAAGCCGATGATTTCCAAACTGTTAGGAAGCATTGCCAAAGGCAAGAGCACAGAAAATCAGGGAGAACCAGGGGACGCCGCAGGAGGAGGTGCGGTGAGGAGGAGACTCCAGCACTTCACGTCATCAGACAGAGGCTTCCTGCCCTGGGAGAGGAAGAAATACTTCCAAGGACTGCTCGAGGTAACTTCCACTGTTATGCCAGTTTAGCATTCTGATTCTTTAATTTAATCTTATTTGAAACTACTACCTATAATATgtataaaaaagataaatttactaaccaaactaaaccaaccAAAGGAGaaagcacagcaaacacagccatTGCAATGATGGTAAGCATAACGCCAGATGGATGTCAGAAATGTTGGATCAGCTTGTTTATTTTGGCAACAACATGAGATTTTATATGATTTTCCACAAACTGACATGGAGAGAAGCTGGACTGAAATTGCTGTAATGGGTGTAGCAGGTTCCTAACAGCTAATCACATTTATGTCTTTTATTCAAAAGTCACAATTGAAAAGACTTAACAGTAATCTCTGGTGACTGGCTAGTGTTTAAACTTTTCATCATCTCTAATTTctaatacatatattttttgtgaTGACTCTCTAGGAGGAGGAGCGTCTACAAAGAGAGTTGTCATATGAGACTGATGGCGCCGCTACCGGTCGAAAGCTGAAGGACACTTTCGCTGACTCGTTGCGCTACGTCAACAAGCTGCTCAACAGCCAGTTCGGATTCACGTCCCGCAAAGTCCCAGCACACATGCCGCACATGATCGACCGTCTCATCATGCAGGAGCTGCAGGACACGTACGCTTGATCCAGATTCTTTGTTCAGATCTTTAGTTATTTATGACGATGCGTTATGTTAACTGCTCCTCTTTTTACTTAGATTCCCAGAGGAGTTCGACAAGACATCAGCACACCGTGTTCGCCACTCAGAAGACATGCAGTTCGCCTTTTCATACTTCTACTTCCTGATGAGCGCTCAGCAGCAGCTCAACGTGTCTGAGGTGTTTGATGAGATTGATACAGATCACTCAGGCGTCCTTTCTGACCGAGAGATTCGAACTCTCGCTACGAGAATTCATGAACTGCCGCTAAGCCTGCAGGTCGGTCAAAGATTTCACACTGTTTGCATTTAAAccctttaataataatatacagATTCCAGTTCTTATGTGTAATTTTTTATCCGTCTTGTGTATTATTTAGGATCTGACTGGCCTGGAGCAGATGTTGATAAACTGCTCAAAGTCTCTACCGACTAACCTGACCCAGCTCCACCTGGTGAGCCCAACACAGGAGGCATATTATGACCCCAGCATGGTGAGTTAGAAAACTGACAGCTCTAAACTGCTGTTTTGTAGCAATATCTCCACGTAATTCATCATATATtatatatcagctttaaaactaatgaaacacTATAGAAGTTAAATTATCTGGCTGATATTCTGTCCTTCTACAGCCTCCTGTAACAAAAGGCCTCATCCTGCACTGTAAGCCCATCACAGAGCGCATCCACAAAGCCTTTAGAGACCAGAATAAGTACAAGTAAGATCCATGTGCCATCATTGCATTTGACAGTTGCATACCTTTGGCAGAGTTTCCCTTGTTAAGCTTCTCTGATGTACAGGTTCGAGATCATGGGGGAGGAGGAGATAGCGTTCAAAATGGTGCGAACAAATGTGTCCCATGTGGTCGGACAGTTAGATGACATCAGGAAGAATCCAAGGTAAGAAGCACtctggattttttgtgttttttctgtgattCAACCATTTATTTGATAATAatctcctaagaccctgcatgtacatttGAGGACATTACAGTTAGGCTTCCCTGCaacataataataacaatttcTGCTGTTAGAATTTTTGTACATTATTGTCCAAAGTGTCAATTTAATTCAAGTAATATGCATGAAAtgttggggaatttgctttgaaattgtcaggaattttaaggaatttgaTATCTTTTTAgatatttgggggaatttgcttgaaaatacTCTACTTTCCCTGGAAATTTGGGGgatatatttgtttattttggaggGTTTTAATGAAAGTTAAGGGGCATGGCATTTTTATGAAAAGTATAggaaatttatttatatttttggggaattttgtATCAAATTTAAGGTTCAATTttcttgaagttttttttttttggggggggggcattttcatgggaatttgggacGATTTGTTGGATAATTGGGGGAATTAGCAGGAAAATGCTCTAGTATTTCCATGGAAATTTTGAGgatatatttgtttattttggagagttttatTGGAAGTTTAGGGGGACAGTTGGCTtgaacttttttacattttcatgggaattctagattttaaaaaatatatattttgggaatttgcttggaaatgcTCTAgtatttcatggaaaatttgggggttatatgtgtttatttggAGCATTTTATTGGAAGTTGGGGAGGAAATTTGCTTGGAACTTTTTGGGCGTTTTCAAGGGAACTTGGGAAATATGTCTGGAtgatttggggaatttgtttggaaatttcatggatatttagtaaatgtttttctaaaaTGTAGGACTTTTATATGAGTTTTCCAGAGGAAttcagttttaatgtttttttaggTATTCTGGgcatttgggaaatttatttgtatgtttttgggaatttgatcaGAATTTTGGGCAGGGAATTTTTGAGCAGTTCTGGAGATTTGTTTGGTCATTTGGGGAAATTATCCattattttcatggattttaGGGAATGCATTTGTGATTTGATGAAAGCTTTTAGGGAagatttgctttgaaatgtttagAAATTTGCCTGAAAATTTTCCAGAATTTTGGGGGTATTATTTATTGAatatttaggctttatgatTAAGTTTAACTGTAACATTTTGGGAATATTTGAAGAGATTTTGGGGTACTTTTCATGGGatactttaaaatatgtttaagaattttcacatttttttaaggtaactcctttaattttagaaatttgTGTGGATTTCGGAAAGGAAATTTTCCAGTAAATTCAGAGCTATTTGGTGGAGATTTTGAAGCAGAACTATTGAAAGTTTATTGGCTCTAGTGTCAGTGATTGTTGCTTTTTCTTGCTGATACAACTCTATGCCGCTGATCTGGTGAACACAGCACCACAAGAGCTGTATTTGGCAACAGAGCTTTCAATCATTGCTATTCACTTCTTTTTATTGTGAGAAATGACAAACTAAAAAGAAACTTTGCCAAAAATATGCATTTGTTCATAAATCAGCATGGTTAAAATTAGCTCTAACAACAGAAAGCAGgtctgatgcatttttaatcacaaagtTTGCCCCCTgccccatctgttaacatggaggcaGTTGGTATTACCTAAATAGCAGCCAGTCAGTAGA
This region includes:
- the gnptab gene encoding N-acetylglucosamine-1-phosphotransferase subunits alpha/beta isoform X1: MHRYASPRRTMVVVNSVLKLLQRQTYTCLSHRYGLYLCFGGLVLMIVSAFQFGEVVVEWSRDQYHVLFDSYRDNVGGKSFQSRLCLPMPIDVVYTWVNGTDTALLKELKAVKEQLEEEQRALRERLGKNSSETTEVPKDSVKPECLLSHCILAPMLALDPALPANVTLKELPTLSPAFSAAKELLLMSKPFQPSTTASVVVFHSQADADKAYTDVSTEDQKFSASRCYLTTDKEAPGLIKMQSLAYLSGFPASFKETEQLRVKLPSVINSKIKQFELYSEASIALLHLKTPQDFTDLTQQAKKNLTLDGKELTISPAYLFWDLTAISQSKQDEDVSASRFEDNEELRYSLRSVERHAPWVRHIFIVTNGQIPSWLNLDNPRVTVVTHKDIFQNHSHLPTFSSPAIETHIHRIPGLSQKFIYLNDDVMFGKEVWPDDFYSHSKGQKVRVLNPLRRGLWNQPFTTAFLMSLQVYLTWPVPNCAEGCPGSWIKDGYCDKACNNSACDWDGGDCLGTAGNSRFAAGVGGGVPGGAGGQVWQFAGGLGGLGGTSYCNQGCANSWLADKFCDQACNVLTCGFDVGDCGTEHFGELYRVTLLRNQSLYTLPVGETRPYFSFGKLARRVSEAHVSDNNAVRHTSVANKWKTIHLLLHSGQNATQIQYNLTFQRDDDTEFTMGFTVAVDTRVVPQANLSRAASKDGAKEPTPTPTPEPVFPFSDIPEDKRAPKIQKKQPGDSEVVIEVPSLNVSLLPAALRSELQKLEEKLLIGDITMKGYNLTKAEILKAYKVEQKTKESHPDNEGAAKVKGKPSKGLEGEKIEGEEPVKAKSVNINQKSQRVKEEIPKEDTAVQKKPVTPLITVQIDDQQTKEPMTPKQYKLNAGIEKPMISKLLGSIAKGKSTENQGEPGDAAGGGAVRRRLQHFTSSDRGFLPWERKKYFQGLLEEEERLQRELSYETDGAATGRKLKDTFADSLRYVNKLLNSQFGFTSRKVPAHMPHMIDRLIMQELQDTFPEEFDKTSAHRVRHSEDMQFAFSYFYFLMSAQQQLNVSEVFDEIDTDHSGVLSDREIRTLATRIHELPLSLQDLTGLEQMLINCSKSLPTNLTQLHLVSPTQEAYYDPSMPPVTKGLILHCKPITERIHKAFRDQNKYKFEIMGEEEIAFKMVRTNVSHVVGQLDDIRKNPRKFICLNDNIDHSHKDAATVKAVLRDFYESMFPLPSQFELPREYRNRFLHMEELQEWRVYRDKLKFWTHCVLVTLVIFTVMSFFAEQLILLKRKLFPRRRVNRDSNSERV
- the gnptab gene encoding N-acetylglucosamine-1-phosphotransferase subunits alpha/beta isoform X2; amino-acid sequence: MHRYASPRRTMVVVNSVLKLLQRQTYTCLSHRYGLYLCFGGLVLMIVSAFQFGEVVVEWSRDQYHVLFDSYRDNVGGKSFQSRLCLPMPIDVVYTWVNGTDTALLKELKAVKEQLEEEQRALRERLGKNSSETTEVPKDSVKPECLLSHCILAPMLALDPALPANVTLKELPTLSPAFSAAKELLLMSKPFQPSTTASVVVFHSQADADKAYTDVSTEDQKFSASRCYLTTDKEAPGLIKMQSLAYLSGFPASFKETEQLRVKLPSVINSKIKQFELYSEASIALLHLKTPQDFTDLTQQAKKNLTLDGKELTISPAYLFWDLTAISQSKQDEDVSASRFEDNEELRYSLRSVERHAPWVRHIFIVTNGQIPSWLNLDNPRVTVVTHKDIFQNHSHLPTFSSPAIETHIHRIPGLSQKFIYLNDDVMFGKEVWPDDFYSHSKGQKVYLTWPVPNCAEGCPGSWIKDGYCDKACNNSACDWDGGDCLGTAGNSRFAAGVGGGVPGGAGGQVWQFAGGLGGLGGTSYCNQGCANSWLADKFCDQACNVLTCGFDVGDCGTEHFGELYRVTLLRNQSLYTLPVGETRPYFSFGKLARRVSEAHVSDNNAVRHTSVANKWKTIHLLLHSGQNATQIQYNLTFQRDDDTEFTMGFTVAVDTRVVPQANLSRAASKDGAKEPTPTPTPEPVFPFSDIPEDKRAPKIQKKQPGDSEVVIEVPSLNVSLLPAALRSELQKLEEKLLIGDITMKGYNLTKAEILKAYKVEQKTKESHPDNEGAAKVKGKPSKGLEGEKIEGEEPVKAKSVNINQKSQRVKEEIPKEDTAVQKKPVTPLITVQIDDQQTKEPMTPKQYKLNAGIEKPMISKLLGSIAKGKSTENQGEPGDAAGGGAVRRRLQHFTSSDRGFLPWERKKYFQGLLEEEERLQRELSYETDGAATGRKLKDTFADSLRYVNKLLNSQFGFTSRKVPAHMPHMIDRLIMQELQDTFPEEFDKTSAHRVRHSEDMQFAFSYFYFLMSAQQQLNVSEVFDEIDTDHSGVLSDREIRTLATRIHELPLSLQDLTGLEQMLINCSKSLPTNLTQLHLVSPTQEAYYDPSMPPVTKGLILHCKPITERIHKAFRDQNKYKFEIMGEEEIAFKMVRTNVSHVVGQLDDIRKNPRKFICLNDNIDHSHKDAATVKAVLRDFYESMFPLPSQFELPREYRNRFLHMEELQEWRVYRDKLKFWTHCVLVTLVIFTVMSFFAEQLILLKRKLFPRRRVNRDSNSERV